Within the Cyanobacterium sp. T60_A2020_053 genome, the region GATTTTACTAACTCAATTTCATTATTTTAACTTAGGTATTGAGTATTAGGTTTTCGGGAATGAAGAATTTATGCCAAAATCTCTTTGCCCACCGCTTCATATTTGCGCCATGCCTGACGAGAGCGATAATCACCATAATCCTTGACAGTTAAACCGTTTTCTGACGCTTTCTCAAAAGCAATTAACAAGGGAATTTCTGTTTTAAATACTGGTAAATCATGGTCCTTTAAAATTTGTCTCGCCTTACGACCATTAACCGTGCGAGAATCTACTTTAGTTAATAATATTTTGAAGGGCGCTTTTAATTCTTGGATAATTTCCACCGCCTTGAGGGTAGCATCTAAATCTAAATGATTAGGAGTAGTAGGCAAAATGATTAAATCTTGGTCTTGAACTAATTTTTTAAGATCATCAATATCTGGTCTTGCTTTCATATCTGTGACAATATGAGTAAATTTACTTGCCAGAATAGTTGATCCTGCTTCCGTTGCCACCTGAAAAGACATCTTTTCATCCCTTGCCCATACCAACGCCGAACGATTTCGATCCGCATCTACCAATAAAGTGGGGTTTTTTACCTGTAAATATGTGGCAAGGTGAACCGCGCTGGTGGTTTTACCGACTCCCCCTTTGAGAGAAACTAAAGCAATTTTCATAGAACAAGTATATTTTATTTTTCTATTATCGCTAGAATTTTAGCAGAAAAAGTCAAAAGGGTAAGGGACGAGGTGAGAAGATTAGTTTAGAGATAGCTTGGGCTAGGACTAACTTAATTTCCCTTTCCTTTGGGAAAAGAGTTAGGGTGAAGGGAAAAAAGTCTGCCTGAGAAGAACCATCCAAGGGAGAGATTCAGGCAGATAGGTATATGGTCAATTAACTATTTTTTAACAGGGGGAAACCACTCTAAAACGGCATCTTCCTTGGTATTAGTATGACGAGAAGGAGTTTGACGTTTAAACTCCATGTGAATAGAACGAGTTTGTTCACCATCAGAAGCAACTGCCATAATAGGATAGTCAATTAAACCATCTTGGAAAGACATTTGGAAGCGGAATGTTCCATCTGGATTAAGTTTGATGGGCCTGCCACCTATAGTAACCGTAGCATCAGGCTCCGTTGCACCATAGACGATTAACTCCGCATCAGCCACTAACCAGAATTTACGAGGTTGAGCTTCTATATCCAAACCAGCGCCCGATCCACCAGCCAACATTCCCACTCCTGAACCAGAAGCCATACCAACTCCAGAGCCACCGGCATAACCCATGCCAGCGCCTGAAGCAGTCGGCACAGCCCACATACCCATGCCAGAAGGAAAAACGTAAGAACTAAGGGTATTTTCGGGAATCACTGAACTAGGCACTTGTTGCATACTACCATAAAGAGAACCGGCAACCCGTTGAGCCTCAGCGCCCTTAGCCATGCCAAAGATTTCATCATAAATGGGATTATCTTGAACTCCATGAATTTCTTGAACTTCATAAATTCCTTGATTCATAGCTTGAGCAGCGAGAGCCGCTTTTTTCGCTGGAGGAGTTAATTCATAGCTAGTTTTGCCTTTCAAATCCTCTTCCCAAGCCACAGAAATAAAAACATCTTCCACCCAATCACTAGGATACACAGGGGGAATACGCACGGGCGCGCTTCTTGCTAACACCAACCAGCGCCCATCACTACAACGATAACCAATATCAATAAGATAATCCCGATCACTTACAGGAATAGGTAAATACCACTCCCGGGCTAACTCATCACATAAATACTCTTGAATATTGTGAGGACCTTCATAGTCAATGTCAATATCCGTAA harbors:
- a CDS encoding ParA family protein; protein product: MKIALVSLKGGVGKTTSAVHLATYLQVKNPTLLVDADRNRSALVWARDEKMSFQVATEAGSTILASKFTHIVTDMKARPDIDDLKKLVQDQDLIILPTTPNHLDLDATLKAVEIIQELKAPFKILLTKVDSRTVNGRKARQILKDHDLPVFKTEIPLLIAFEKASENGLTVKDYGDYRSRQAWRKYEAVGKEILA
- a CDS encoding DUF4912 domain-containing protein codes for the protein MSKQRPPIEEMTLRQLRKVASDLNIPRYSRMRKAQLLSAIQVKQREILPNQSSNFNQNQANSLVVPMIKQGEAQMEVSKFDVGQDDLSAEVLASVDEGLGDLPEGYGDSKIILLPRDPQWAYAYWDISHEQKASLRSQGGQQLALRLYDVTDIDIDYEGPHNIQEYLCDELAREWYLPIPVSDRDYLIDIGYRCSDGRWLVLARSAPVRIPPVYPSDWVEDVFISVAWEEDLKGKTSYELTPPAKKAALAAQAMNQGIYEVQEIHGVQDNPIYDEIFGMAKGAEAQRVAGSLYGSMQQVPSSVIPENTLSSYVFPSGMGMWAVPTASGAGMGYAGGSGVGMASGSGVGMLAGGSGAGLDIEAQPRKFWLVADAELIVYGATEPDATVTIGGRPIKLNPDGTFRFQMSFQDGLIDYPIMAVASDGEQTRSIHMEFKRQTPSRHTNTKEDAVLEWFPPVKK